A stretch of Pirellulales bacterium DNA encodes these proteins:
- a CDS encoding heme-copper oxidase subunit III: MSDHDSHGHHAGFDYHPALPIPNGKLCLWLFLSTEIMFFAGLIGAYIVLRFGAPAWPSTHDVHLVEYLGAINTAVLIGSSITVVLALEAAKRNNASTAKGWMLLTLVLGSVFLGVKAFEYRAKFSHGIYPALPHSQIFEKADVNYAQAVRLRLADLKLQLQADKLALEEQQEAEGADATALAAAIDEVGDKIAVLDEIAPELDSVEKLLRDNPDAESPGAVGARVALLQLADKIYPRASLHEHHGSTEHDEAEEPAKAASTRKPRFLLASTASGGSEDHGGGHLEGLNDRYPWLKLPIMIPGGNLWASTYFLVTGFHAIHVIVGLIAFVILLGKTLDATKAGVIENVGLYWHFVDLVWIFLFPLLYLF, from the coding sequence ATGTCTGATCACGATTCCCACGGCCACCACGCCGGGTTCGACTATCATCCCGCCTTGCCGATTCCCAACGGCAAGCTGTGCTTGTGGTTGTTCCTGTCGACCGAGATCATGTTCTTCGCGGGGCTGATCGGCGCGTACATCGTGCTGCGCTTCGGCGCCCCGGCGTGGCCGAGCACGCACGACGTGCATCTGGTCGAGTATCTCGGTGCGATCAATACGGCGGTGCTCATCGGGTCGAGCATTACGGTCGTGCTCGCCCTGGAAGCGGCCAAGCGAAACAACGCCTCCACGGCCAAGGGTTGGATGCTATTGACGCTCGTCCTGGGCTCCGTGTTTTTGGGAGTGAAAGCGTTCGAGTACCGAGCCAAGTTCTCGCACGGCATCTACCCCGCGTTGCCGCACAGCCAGATCTTTGAAAAGGCTGACGTGAACTATGCTCAAGCGGTGCGGCTGCGTCTCGCCGATCTCAAGCTGCAACTGCAGGCCGACAAGCTGGCGTTGGAGGAGCAGCAGGAGGCCGAGGGCGCCGACGCAACGGCGCTGGCCGCCGCCATCGACGAGGTCGGCGACAAGATCGCCGTGCTCGACGAGATCGCTCCCGAACTGGACTCGGTCGAGAAGCTGCTCCGCGACAATCCTGACGCCGAGTCTCCCGGCGCCGTTGGCGCCCGGGTGGCGCTGCTGCAGTTGGCCGACAAGATCTATCCCCGGGCGAGTCTGCACGAGCATCACGGATCGACCGAGCACGACGAAGCGGAGGAGCCGGCCAAGGCCGCCTCGACGCGAAAGCCCCGCTTCCTCCTCGCCTCGACGGCGAGCGGCGGTTCGGAGGACCACGGGGGCGGGCATCTTGAAGGTTTGAACGACCGCTATCCGTGGCTGAAGTTGCCGATCATGATCCCCGGCGGCAACTTGTGGGCGAGCACCTACTTTCTGGTCACGGGCTTCCACGCGATCCACGTCATCGTCGGCCTGATTGCGTTCGTGATTCTGCTGGGCAAGACCCTCGACGCGACCAAGGCCGGAGTCATCGAAAACGTCGGCCTGTATTGGCACTTTGTCGACTTGGTGTGGATCTTCCTGTTCCCGCTGTTGTATTTGTTTTAA
- a CDS encoding cytochrome C oxidase subunit IV family protein, with amino-acid sequence MTHSAAEPHAAHDHDHHGPKGVGIYVAVAIALVFLTACSYATYTPVWETLIGDSVAVKRIWMMAVSCTKAMLVIMFFMHLKWEANWKWVLTIPASLMSLFLVLMLVPDVGLRMNKASYERLKYSAETPAVEPDRDGLKVHKDDH; translated from the coding sequence ATGACGCACTCTGCCGCCGAGCCGCACGCCGCTCATGACCACGACCACCACGGCCCGAAAGGGGTGGGAATCTACGTGGCCGTAGCGATCGCGCTAGTTTTCCTGACCGCCTGCTCTTACGCCACGTACACGCCGGTGTGGGAAACGCTGATTGGCGACAGCGTTGCGGTGAAACGCATCTGGATGATGGCCGTTTCGTGCACCAAGGCTATGCTCGTGATCATGTTCTTCATGCACCTGAAGTGGGAAGCGAACTGGAAGTGGGTCCTCACGATCCCGGCGAGTCTGATGTCGCTGTTCTTGGTCTTGATGCTGGTCCCCGACGTGGGGCTGCGGATGAACAAGGCTTCGTACGAACGGCTGAAATACTCCGCGGAGACCCCGGCTGTCGAGCCTGATCGCGACGGACTGAAAGTTCACAAGGACGACCACTAA
- a CDS encoding ABC transporter ATP-binding protein, with protein MSADDALMVSHVSHRYGERTALDDLSLTVRRGEAFLFLGPNGSGKTTLFRLLSTLIPLQQGEVVVMGCSLRTAAAAARREIGVVFQAPSLDRKLTVAENLKHHGRLYGLGGAPLRAAIEAKLAAVGLADRASELVEKLSGGMKRRVELAKALLSRPKLLLLDEPSTGLDPAARIDLWRALGDLQRTQGTTLVATTHLLEEAERADRIAILDQGRLAALDSPDALRAAVGGDAIVIRCADPTQLAAAIGERFDCRSMVVDGAVRLEVPDGHLWIPRLVESFPQEILSVSLGKPTLEDVFIDLTGHKFAAVAEE; from the coding sequence ATGTCCGCAGACGATGCGCTGATGGTTTCGCACGTCTCGCATCGCTACGGCGAGCGAACGGCCCTCGACGATTTGTCCCTGACCGTCCGTCGAGGCGAGGCGTTTCTGTTTCTCGGACCCAATGGCAGCGGCAAGACGACCCTGTTCCGGCTGCTGTCGACGCTCATTCCGTTGCAGCAGGGCGAGGTCGTGGTCATGGGCTGCAGCCTGCGGACCGCCGCTGCGGCCGCGCGGCGCGAGATCGGCGTCGTGTTCCAGGCGCCTAGTCTCGATCGCAAGCTCACGGTCGCGGAGAACTTGAAGCATCACGGCCGGCTTTACGGGCTCGGGGGCGCGCCGTTGCGAGCGGCGATCGAGGCTAAACTCGCCGCCGTCGGACTTGCCGATCGGGCGAGCGAACTTGTCGAAAAGCTCTCGGGCGGGATGAAACGCCGCGTCGAACTCGCCAAGGCGCTCCTGTCGCGGCCGAAGCTGCTCTTGCTCGACGAACCGAGCACGGGGCTCGACCCTGCGGCGCGGATCGACCTGTGGCGAGCCCTGGGAGATTTGCAGCGGACGCAGGGGACGACGCTCGTCGCGACGACTCACTTGCTCGAGGAAGCCGAGCGAGCCGACCGCATTGCGATTCTGGACCAAGGCCGACTCGCGGCGCTCGATTCGCCCGACGCTCTGCGGGCCGCCGTCGGGGGGGATGCGATCGTTATCCGCTGTGCTGACCCGACGCAGCTCGCCGCGGCGATCGGCGAGCGCTTTGACTGCCGCTCGATGGTCGTCGATGGCGCCGTCCGGCTGGAGGTCCCCGACGGCCACCTTTGGATCCCGCGCCTGGTCGAGTCCTTTCCGCAGGAGATCCTCAGCGTCTCGCTGGGAAAGCCGACTCTGGAGGACGTGTTCATCGACCTCACAGGACACAAGTTTGCCGCCGTTGCCGAGGAATAG
- a CDS encoding ABC transporter permease — protein sequence MNDPPLTTEASPPGWAAALTLAERELVRFFRQKNRVFGGLGQPIIFWLLFSEGLRPNDLGYAHFFPGTVAMILLFTAIFATISVIEDRREGFLQSVLVSPAPRWAVVLGKVLGGAAIALLQGLVFLALGWATMPLASSPGELVAAVILMAVIAVALTALGFSIAWRMDSTQGFHAVMSVFLLPMWLLSGAFFPAGGSGWLAWTVRANPLTYGVAGLRHYLRFADASEVVASPVANLPSLATCWGVTLGFAALLIAIAWRSARARTAGDLL from the coding sequence ATGAACGATCCGCCTTTGACAACCGAAGCGAGCCCGCCCGGTTGGGCCGCCGCCCTGACGCTGGCTGAGCGAGAGCTTGTGCGTTTCTTCCGACAGAAGAATCGCGTCTTCGGCGGGCTCGGACAGCCGATCATCTTCTGGCTGCTGTTCAGCGAGGGGCTACGGCCTAACGACCTGGGCTACGCCCACTTTTTTCCCGGCACGGTGGCGATGATCCTGCTGTTCACGGCGATCTTCGCGACGATCTCGGTGATCGAGGATCGCCGCGAGGGATTCCTGCAGTCGGTGCTCGTTTCGCCGGCGCCGCGGTGGGCGGTAGTGCTCGGCAAGGTGCTCGGCGGGGCGGCGATCGCGCTGTTGCAAGGACTTGTGTTCCTGGCCCTCGGCTGGGCGACGATGCCGCTGGCGAGTTCGCCGGGCGAACTGGTCGCGGCGGTGATCCTCATGGCCGTGATTGCGGTTGCCCTCACGGCGCTGGGGTTCTCGATCGCGTGGCGGATGGACTCGACTCAGGGGTTCCACGCCGTGATGAGCGTGTTCCTGTTGCCGATGTGGCTGCTGTCGGGGGCGTTTTTCCCCGCGGGGGGCTCGGGATGGCTCGCCTGGACCGTGCGCGCGAATCCGCTCACCTACGGCGTGGCCGGTTTGCGGCATTACCTTCGCTTTGCCGATGCGAGCGAAGTCGTCGCGTCCCCCGTTGCCAACCTCCCCTCGCTCGCGACATGCTGGGGAGTGACGCTCGGCTTTGCGGCGCTGTTGATCGCGATCGCGTGGCGTTCCGCCCGAGCGCGAACCGCGGGAGATTTGCTGTGA
- a CDS encoding SCO family protein: MNNSTLPYWLTLLVALAASYGGYKWYQVEQARPSGGVELANLPPLQQFELTERSGETFRSAEMRGKVWAVSFFFTTCPGSCKRLNANIKYLHSRPALADVTFVSISVDPQTDSVPVLAEYAKSMNADPQRWLFVRGEMSYVRRVGRDVLQVDDVSYQGHRDFLVLVDRTGTIRGAYDAGRYSELERIEKKLVELLAEAPPKADEATTDAD, from the coding sequence GTGAACAATTCGACGCTGCCGTATTGGTTGACGCTGCTGGTGGCGTTGGCGGCCAGCTATGGCGGGTACAAATGGTATCAGGTCGAACAAGCGCGCCCCTCGGGGGGCGTCGAACTGGCCAACTTGCCGCCGCTGCAGCAGTTTGAGCTCACCGAGCGCAGCGGCGAGACGTTTCGTTCGGCCGAAATGCGCGGCAAGGTGTGGGCCGTGTCGTTTTTCTTCACGACCTGCCCCGGTTCCTGCAAGCGACTCAATGCGAACATCAAGTACCTTCACAGCCGGCCGGCGCTCGCCGACGTGACCTTCGTCAGCATCTCGGTCGATCCGCAAACCGACAGCGTGCCGGTCCTGGCCGAGTACGCCAAGAGCATGAACGCCGACCCGCAGCGGTGGTTGTTCGTCCGCGGCGAGATGTCGTACGTCCGCCGCGTGGGGCGAGACGTCCTGCAAGTCGACGACGTCAGCTACCAGGGGCACCGCGATTTTCTCGTGCTCGTCGACCGGACCGGAACGATTCGTGGCGCCTACGACGCCGGGCGGTACTCCGAACTCGAGCGGATCGAGAAGAAACTCGTCGAACTCCTGGCCGAGGCCCCGCCGAAGGCTGACGAAGCGACGACGGATGCCGATTGA
- a CDS encoding DUF420 domain-containing protein: MLLAAAHFLVHLNAALNTLATVLLIVGLVRVKRGAESAHGRTMVAAFVVSSLFLASYLTYHAIAGSVTFTHPGPVRYAYYAILLSHVLLAFAVPVLAILALWFGGKALGWGAAAALPASERGAYRLKHRRVVRWAFPIWLYVSVTGVIVYLMLYHLWPPAAA, from the coding sequence ATGCTCCTTGCCGCCGCCCATTTCCTGGTTCATCTGAACGCCGCGCTCAACACGCTGGCGACCGTGCTGTTGATTGTCGGGCTGGTCCGCGTGAAGCGCGGGGCCGAGTCGGCTCACGGCCGCACCATGGTTGCGGCCTTTGTCGTGTCGAGCTTGTTTCTCGCAAGCTATCTGACTTACCACGCGATCGCCGGCAGCGTGACGTTCACCCATCCCGGCCCGGTGCGGTATGCGTACTACGCGATCTTGCTCTCGCACGTGCTGTTAGCGTTCGCCGTGCCGGTCCTGGCGATCCTCGCGCTTTGGTTCGGCGGCAAGGCCTTGGGATGGGGCGCCGCAGCCGCGCTGCCGGCGAGCGAGCGGGGCGCGTACCGGCTCAAGCATCGCCGAGTCGTCCGTTGGGCGTTCCCGATCTGGCTGTACGTTTCGGTCACCGGCGTGATCGTCTACTTGATGCTCTATCACCTCTGGCCCCCCGCGGCGGCCTGA
- a CDS encoding DUF983 domain-containing protein, with amino-acid sequence MNDPCPSCGRRFNRAPGYLLGSIYFNYGVTAMLVTAAYFAGYFSGALTSDQLLAALALFSLAFPLWFFRYARALWIAFDERWDPWPNEEERRAREWPRSQR; translated from the coding sequence ATGAACGACCCGTGCCCGAGCTGCGGGCGGCGATTCAATCGAGCGCCCGGCTATCTGCTGGGCTCGATCTACTTCAACTACGGCGTCACGGCGATGTTGGTCACCGCGGCCTACTTCGCGGGTTACTTCAGCGGCGCGTTGACGAGCGACCAGTTGCTCGCGGCGCTGGCGCTCTTCTCGCTCGCGTTCCCGCTGTGGTTCTTCCGCTACGCCCGGGCGTTGTGGATTGCGTTCGACGAACGCTGGGACCCCTGGCCGAACGAAGAGGAACGCCGCGCACGAGAATGGCCCCGTTCGCAACGCTAG
- a CDS encoding PQQ-binding-like beta-propeller repeat protein encodes MIGRRGRRHARLGFLALAVWASLGCRFPALAAEGAIAAERIGPLPAPRVAEAPADVRRRLGRLAWFASHGQCREAAVEALELAAIPAPHWLPAGDGAYRSLGAEVAAQVDRFSAECAAVYHSLAEPLANARLAEATELRDHRLLRRVSADFPATAASVRAAWLAGDWALEQGDWRTARADWAETSRGLLRLDDSRQAELASEGITPAGVEVRRVLGLLRGGLLDEASRIIAGLADAAAGAQSAEAADRLKEELERARTWPAARRSRGDWPEYAGGATRANRSAIANDSESSLYVSVWSETLAASVDSDANDDAARQLSRRNLATPPESSPAVVGDVIAWQDRRGVHLRRLATGEPLGAAEAAYAWERPAAPPRDGPTMTIEQPQFAVAIVDGLVWAARSQAVASAVARRGAAEFVALEASPSARLQVRARLDGADERTVFASPPIVVDGVAAIVLCTPGDVWSLELAGFDRDDARLLWRVPLGAGATPALDQALEYPQAGLAAAEGIAVVSTNLGMVAAVRLADGRPLWLRTYDRALVRDDFGGVRFYNALPESPLIAGELAIAAPRDAARVTAWDLTTGRERWSTPLPGANARLLAIDDGVAPPRVLLAAERPWALRLADGELDADWGEGLWAGAGQGMLAQNRLLWPTAAGVRIVDAATCQPAGAELALAEEGGVNVFVAGEHLVAASRRNLAVFRRADAPGE; translated from the coding sequence ATGATCGGCAGACGCGGCCGACGGCATGCGCGGCTTGGTTTTCTCGCGCTGGCCGTTTGGGCGTCGCTCGGCTGCCGATTCCCCGCGCTCGCCGCCGAGGGAGCGATCGCCGCCGAGCGGATCGGTCCGCTCCCCGCGCCGCGCGTCGCCGAGGCCCCCGCCGACGTGCGCCGCCGCTTGGGACGGTTGGCGTGGTTCGCAAGTCACGGGCAATGCCGTGAGGCGGCGGTCGAGGCGCTCGAACTCGCCGCGATCCCAGCGCCGCATTGGCTGCCGGCGGGCGACGGGGCGTATCGCTCGCTCGGCGCTGAAGTCGCCGCCCAGGTCGATCGGTTTTCGGCGGAGTGCGCTGCGGTCTACCATTCCCTGGCTGAGCCGCTGGCCAACGCGCGATTGGCCGAAGCGACCGAACTGCGCGACCATCGACTGTTGCGTCGCGTGAGCGCCGATTTTCCCGCGACAGCGGCGTCGGTCCGGGCCGCATGGCTTGCCGGCGATTGGGCGCTTGAGCAGGGCGACTGGCGCACTGCGCGAGCCGACTGGGCCGAGACGTCGCGCGGGCTGCTCCGCCTCGACGACTCGCGGCAAGCCGAATTGGCGAGCGAAGGGATCACCCCCGCCGGCGTCGAAGTCCGTCGCGTGCTGGGGCTGCTTCGCGGAGGGCTCCTCGACGAGGCGAGCCGAATCATTGCAGGTTTGGCCGACGCCGCCGCCGGAGCACAATCTGCGGAGGCGGCTGATCGGCTGAAGGAAGAGCTTGAGCGGGCCCGCACTTGGCCGGCGGCGCGGCGCTCCCGTGGGGACTGGCCCGAGTACGCCGGCGGCGCGACGCGCGCCAATCGCAGTGCAATCGCAAACGATTCCGAATCGAGTTTGTACGTTTCCGTGTGGTCCGAGACGCTCGCGGCTTCGGTCGACAGCGATGCGAACGACGATGCGGCGCGCCAGCTCTCGCGACGAAATTTGGCGACGCCCCCCGAGTCGTCGCCGGCGGTCGTCGGTGACGTGATCGCTTGGCAGGATCGGCGGGGGGTGCATCTGCGACGACTCGCAACGGGGGAACCGCTCGGCGCTGCGGAGGCCGCGTACGCTTGGGAGCGGCCGGCCGCCCCGCCGCGCGACGGGCCGACAATGACGATCGAACAACCCCAGTTCGCCGTCGCGATCGTCGATGGTCTTGTCTGGGCCGCGCGCTCGCAGGCGGTCGCCAGCGCCGTGGCGCGTCGCGGCGCCGCCGAGTTCGTAGCGCTCGAGGCGAGTCCCTCGGCGCGTCTTCAAGTTCGCGCTCGATTGGACGGCGCCGACGAGCGGACCGTCTTCGCCAGCCCGCCGATTGTCGTCGACGGCGTGGCGGCCATCGTGCTGTGCACCCCGGGTGACGTTTGGAGCCTGGAACTCGCGGGGTTCGATCGCGACGACGCACGGCTGCTGTGGCGCGTCCCGCTGGGCGCCGGGGCGACGCCTGCGCTCGATCAGGCGCTCGAGTACCCGCAAGCGGGGCTTGCCGCGGCCGAAGGGATCGCCGTCGTGTCGACCAACCTAGGAATGGTCGCTGCGGTGCGTCTCGCCGACGGCCGGCCGCTGTGGCTTCGCACGTACGACCGGGCGTTGGTGCGCGACGACTTCGGCGGGGTGCGATTCTATAACGCGCTCCCTGAGTCGCCGCTGATCGCCGGGGAGCTGGCGATCGCGGCCCCGCGCGACGCCGCGCGCGTGACGGCCTGGGACTTGACGACAGGCCGCGAGCGGTGGAGCACGCCGCTCCCCGGCGCGAACGCACGGCTGCTGGCAATCGACGACGGCGTCGCACCCCCGCGCGTGCTGCTGGCGGCCGAGAGGCCTTGGGCTTTGCGACTCGCCGACGGCGAGCTTGACGCCGATTGGGGCGAAGGCCTCTGGGCCGGAGCGGGGCAGGGGATGTTGGCCCAAAATCGGCTGTTGTGGCCGACCGCCGCCGGCGTCAGAATTGTCGACGCGGCGACATGTCAGCCCGCCGGCGCCGAACTGGCGCTGGCCGAGGAAGGAGGCGTGAACGTGTTTGTCGCCGGCGAGCACCTCGTCGCTGCAAGCCGACGAAACCTCGCCGTCTTTCGCCGCGCGGACGCACCGGGAGAATAA
- a CDS encoding AAA family ATPase, producing the protein MSDAQAIARLHEACANLRRELAKVVVGQSEVVEQLLTALFAGGHCLLVGVPGLAKTLLVRTLAEALSLDFHRIQFTPDLMPADITGADIIQHDAATGERTFRFLPGPVFANVVLADEINRTPPKTQAALLEAMQERQVTAGGQRRELPRPFFVLATQNPIEQEGTYPLPEAQLDRFLMEVLVDYPSEDEELAIVKQTTADYVPAATPTLAADEIQAFIHVVRRVPTADHVARFALQIARRTRVGQPEAAPIAQKYLRWGAGPRASQHLVLAAKARAAIDGRHFVDEADVRALAKPVLRHRLIANFTAEAERISTDDVIEELLQTK; encoded by the coding sequence GTGTCCGACGCCCAAGCCATCGCGCGACTCCACGAAGCGTGCGCCAATCTCCGCCGAGAACTCGCCAAGGTGGTCGTCGGTCAGAGCGAGGTCGTCGAACAACTGCTGACCGCGTTGTTCGCGGGGGGACATTGCCTGCTGGTCGGCGTGCCGGGGCTCGCCAAGACGTTGCTGGTGCGCACGCTGGCCGAGGCGTTGTCGCTCGATTTTCACCGGATTCAGTTCACCCCCGACCTGATGCCGGCCGACATCACGGGGGCCGACATCATTCAGCACGACGCGGCTACGGGGGAGCGGACCTTCCGTTTCTTGCCCGGCCCCGTGTTTGCCAACGTGGTGCTGGCCGACGAAATCAACCGCACGCCGCCGAAGACTCAGGCCGCGCTGCTTGAGGCGATGCAAGAGCGCCAAGTGACCGCCGGCGGGCAGCGGCGCGAACTGCCGCGACCGTTCTTCGTCCTGGCGACGCAGAACCCGATCGAGCAGGAGGGAACCTACCCGCTCCCCGAGGCGCAGCTCGATCGGTTTCTGATGGAGGTGCTGGTCGACTATCCGAGCGAGGACGAGGAGCTTGCGATCGTCAAGCAGACGACCGCCGACTACGTCCCCGCTGCTACGCCGACGCTGGCCGCCGACGAGATCCAAGCGTTCATCCACGTCGTCCGCCGCGTTCCGACGGCCGATCATGTGGCGCGGTTCGCGTTGCAGATCGCCCGGCGCACGCGGGTCGGTCAGCCCGAGGCGGCGCCGATCGCCCAAAAATACCTGCGATGGGGCGCCGGGCCGCGAGCAAGTCAGCATTTGGTGCTTGCTGCGAAGGCCCGCGCTGCGATCGACGGCCGGCACTTCGTCGACGAAGCCGACGTCCGCGCGCTGGCCAAACCCGTGCTACGGCACCGCCTTATCGCCAACTTCACCGCCGAAGCGGAACGGATTTCGACCGACGACGTGATCGAAGAGCTGCTCCAGACGAAGTAG
- a CDS encoding DUF58 domain-containing protein, with product MPLAAAAKLSPDAVARLAGLELRARHVVDGYLAGRRRSRRRGQSVEFAEHREYAPGDDPRYVDWKAFGKSDRMYLKQYEAETNLVCSLAVDVSESMRYKSPAAPLSKLEYGACLASALALLVYRQRDSAGLFTFDDRVREVVPPSANPNDLAQIAWTLERAPAERCSAIQPALDELADRLRRRSIVVVVSDLLGDPTATLAGLRHVRHRRHEVVVLQVLDPDEVEFPFDRATRFRGLEALPQVEVEPAGVRRAYLAALARFLEALESGCRESQIDYELCRTDEPFDAPLRRVLMRRAVRGG from the coding sequence ATGCCCCTCGCCGCCGCCGCCAAGCTGAGTCCCGATGCGGTCGCGCGACTCGCCGGGCTCGAACTGCGGGCTCGGCATGTCGTCGACGGCTATCTCGCCGGTCGCCGGCGCAGTCGTCGCCGCGGGCAATCGGTCGAGTTCGCCGAGCATCGCGAGTACGCCCCCGGCGACGATCCTCGCTACGTCGATTGGAAGGCCTTCGGCAAGTCCGACCGGATGTATCTTAAGCAGTACGAGGCCGAGACGAATCTCGTCTGTTCGCTGGCGGTCGATGTCAGCGAGAGCATGCGCTACAAAAGCCCCGCGGCGCCGTTGTCGAAACTGGAGTACGGGGCCTGCCTCGCCTCGGCGCTGGCCCTGTTGGTCTACCGCCAGCGGGATAGCGCAGGGCTGTTTACGTTCGACGATCGCGTGCGGGAGGTCGTCCCGCCGAGCGCCAACCCGAACGACCTGGCTCAGATCGCCTGGACGCTCGAACGCGCCCCAGCCGAGCGGTGCTCGGCAATTCAACCGGCGCTCGACGAACTGGCCGACCGCTTGCGGCGCCGGAGCATCGTCGTGGTGGTCAGCGACCTGCTGGGGGACCCGACAGCGACCCTCGCCGGGCTGCGGCATGTGCGGCATCGGCGGCACGAGGTCGTCGTGCTGCAGGTGCTCGATCCCGACGAGGTCGAGTTCCCGTTCGATCGCGCCACGCGATTCCGCGGTCTCGAGGCGCTGCCGCAGGTCGAGGTCGAACCGGCCGGCGTCCGGCGAGCGTACCTTGCGGCCCTCGCGCGGTTCCTGGAGGCCCTTGAGAGCGGTTGCCGCGAGTCCCAGATCGACTATGAGCTCTGCCGCACTGACGAACCGTTCGACGCCCCGCTGCGCCGCGTCCTAATGCGCCGCGCGGTCCGAGGCGGGTGA